A stretch of Methylogaea oryzae DNA encodes these proteins:
- a CDS encoding tyrosine-type recombinase/integrase — protein sequence MLNDPACKNAKPKEKPYRLADEKGLYLEVMPNGSKYFRMKYRFGGKEKRLALGVYPETGLKLARDKRDEARKQLAQNIDPSQNRKAMKAALAADADTFEVVAREWFAKNAPTWAENHSNRTLRRLERDIFPWLGNAPIRSIDAPRLLGALRRIENRGAVETAHRALQNCGQIFRYAVATSRAERDPTGDLKGALTPVKGGNFAAMTDPKQAAELLRAIEAYEGTLPVRCALKLAPLVFVRPGELRQAEWAHFNLDAAEWSYVVTKTGTPHIVPLATQAVEILRELHPLTGHGRYVFPSARTPNGSRPMSDVALLAALRRMGFGKDEMSVHGFRALARTVLDEVLGFRPDFIEHQLAHAVRDPNGRAYNRTAHLSERRKMMQQWADYLEQLRESRG from the coding sequence ATGCTAAACGATCCCGCCTGCAAAAATGCCAAGCCCAAGGAGAAACCCTACAGGCTGGCCGACGAGAAAGGGCTTTATCTGGAAGTCATGCCGAACGGCTCGAAATACTTCCGCATGAAATACCGTTTCGGCGGCAAGGAGAAGCGGCTTGCTCTGGGCGTCTATCCAGAAACCGGACTCAAACTAGCCCGCGACAAGCGCGACGAGGCCCGCAAGCAACTAGCCCAAAACATTGACCCTAGCCAAAACCGCAAGGCTATGAAAGCAGCGTTAGCGGCTGACGCTGACACGTTTGAAGTGGTAGCACGGGAATGGTTCGCCAAGAATGCGCCTACCTGGGCCGAAAATCACAGCAACCGCACTTTGCGCCGACTGGAAAGGGATATTTTTCCTTGGCTAGGAAATGCCCCCATTCGCAGCATTGATGCCCCCAGACTGCTTGGGGCACTTCGCCGAATCGAAAACAGGGGAGCCGTGGAAACCGCACACCGGGCCTTGCAGAACTGCGGGCAGATATTCCGCTACGCCGTTGCCACCAGCCGAGCAGAGCGAGACCCTACTGGTGACCTAAAGGGAGCGCTCACACCCGTCAAGGGAGGAAATTTTGCAGCGATGACCGACCCGAAACAGGCGGCAGAATTGCTCCGGGCTATTGAGGCATACGAGGGCACCCTCCCCGTGCGTTGCGCCCTGAAACTGGCTCCGCTGGTTTTTGTCCGCCCCGGTGAGCTACGGCAGGCGGAATGGGCACACTTCAACCTTGACGCCGCAGAGTGGAGTTACGTTGTGACAAAAACCGGAACCCCGCATATTGTCCCGCTGGCAACTCAGGCCGTGGAAATTCTGCGCGAGCTTCATCCGCTAACCGGGCATGGTCGCTATGTGTTCCCCTCCGCGAGAACACCCAACGGCTCGCGGCCTATGTCAGACGTTGCTTTGCTGGCCGCCCTACGGCGCATGGGTTTTGGAAAAGATGAGATGAGCGTCCACGGCTTCCGGGCGCTAGCCCGCACCGTTCTTGATGAAGTCCTGGGCTTCCGTCCCGATTTCATCGAACACCAACTGGCCCATGCGGTGCGCGACCCCAACGGCCGAGCGTATAACCGTACAGCGCACCTTTCTGAACGCCGGAAGATGATGCAGCAATGGGCGGACTACCTCGAGCAGTTACGCGAAAGCCGAGGATAA
- a CDS encoding AlpA family transcriptional regulator, whose protein sequence is MSNLNRIVRLPQVMDLTGLARSTIYAKISCNDFPGPIRLGPRAAGWVLAEIEQWIAERINARNGQ, encoded by the coding sequence ATGAGCAACTTGAATCGCATCGTCCGCTTGCCGCAGGTAATGGACCTCACCGGGCTGGCTCGCAGCACAATCTACGCAAAAATCTCGTGCAACGACTTCCCGGGACCTATCCGCCTTGGTCCGCGCGCTGCCGGTTGGGTTTTAGCTGAAATAGAACAGTGGATTGCCGAGCGTATAAACGCCCGCAACGGCCAATAA
- a CDS encoding DUF5906 domain-containing protein: protein MSAPAKNNVPPIADDAARYVSEYGIHIVPLPPRMKRPKVDDWGLPCNLLSTPEAARAHYLANPSKNLGAALGPSRLCSLDIDDAEAFHLICAEFGWSLADLTAAHPTIQGQAPGVRVMFRVPEGETLPYHALTWPKRESKGRFTVFEVRAADEQQRQDVLPPSIHPDTGSPYTWITPPEAVQGFSEPPRWLLALWNNWAALKPQLEAVCPWAPCRLPKTTAKPRVQQAGDSVIDAYNAAHSIESALSRYGYTGQGRRWLSPHSTTGLPGVNLIGDNRTFIHHASDPLCSTESGQPVAPFDLFRHYEHGNDVSAAVRAAASELGMRSTPRAPASRIDKDTGEIIPANDNDLPEHRKVVAELNQSHALVLTGDKVVVLRETIGERDGKEVLYLSTSAFKTWYMNRTAAVEATDKNGKAITKHVPISDLWLKSPERRQYEGVTFAPAKNAPSSYYNLWSGFTAEPVDCTLARAAMKCRRLLSHMKFNLCGGNKRYFRYLLAWAADMVQDPDRKKGVALVMRGLKGTGKSTFAEALSALLGRHAMSVSHMRHLTGNFNRHLADKLLIVAEESYWAGDKADEGPLKHMITSDRLTIEAKGIDAVEMPSLCRIMMITNNEWAAPASSDERRYFVLDVSDRHRQDFAYFQAIKDQLDKGGLAALLTLLLKFPLHSVQLRQVPETEALRKQRALSLEPHDQFVFDALSDGVLVGKEWDGPLEVGKDALYDAYVGASRKRGKLHLLDKARFAKKFINATGATSAKLRDGYNRVPSYRVPGWAAASVNFQKCCGVDVERIEEEDDRPY from the coding sequence ATGAGTGCGCCCGCAAAAAACAACGTGCCGCCAATCGCCGATGATGCCGCGCGCTATGTTTCCGAGTACGGAATCCACATCGTCCCGCTGCCGCCTCGCATGAAGCGGCCGAAAGTTGACGATTGGGGGCTACCGTGCAATCTGCTGAGCACGCCCGAAGCCGCCCGCGCCCACTATCTGGCAAACCCTTCTAAGAACCTGGGGGCGGCTCTGGGACCCTCAAGGCTTTGCTCACTCGACATTGACGACGCCGAAGCATTCCACCTGATCTGCGCTGAATTCGGCTGGAGCCTCGCCGACCTAACCGCCGCCCACCCGACCATTCAAGGCCAGGCCCCTGGTGTGCGCGTAATGTTCCGCGTGCCCGAGGGAGAAACGCTGCCATACCACGCGCTTACCTGGCCGAAGCGCGAGAGCAAAGGCCGTTTCACCGTGTTCGAGGTGCGTGCAGCCGATGAACAGCAGCGGCAGGACGTGCTGCCGCCTTCAATCCACCCGGATACAGGCAGCCCCTACACCTGGATCACGCCACCCGAGGCCGTACAAGGCTTCAGCGAACCGCCGCGCTGGCTGCTGGCCTTGTGGAACAACTGGGCCGCCCTGAAGCCGCAGCTTGAGGCCGTATGCCCTTGGGCACCGTGCCGGCTACCCAAGACGACCGCCAAGCCGCGAGTGCAGCAGGCCGGGGATAGCGTCATTGACGCCTACAACGCGGCCCACAGCATCGAATCCGCGCTGTCCCGCTACGGCTACACCGGGCAGGGCCGCCGCTGGCTGTCCCCGCACAGCACCACGGGCCTGCCTGGCGTCAATCTGATCGGCGACAACCGGACGTTTATTCATCATGCATCGGACCCGCTGTGCTCGACCGAATCGGGCCAGCCTGTCGCGCCGTTTGATCTGTTCCGGCACTACGAGCACGGCAATGACGTTAGCGCCGCCGTCCGCGCCGCAGCCTCTGAACTAGGCATGCGATCCACACCGAGGGCACCAGCTAGCAGGATCGACAAGGACACCGGGGAAATCATCCCGGCGAATGACAACGACCTACCCGAACATCGCAAGGTGGTTGCCGAATTGAACCAAAGCCATGCCCTGGTTCTGACCGGCGACAAGGTGGTGGTGCTGCGCGAAACTATCGGCGAGCGCGACGGCAAGGAAGTGCTGTATCTCTCAACGAGTGCTTTCAAGACCTGGTACATGAACCGCACCGCCGCCGTGGAGGCGACCGACAAGAACGGCAAGGCGATCACCAAGCATGTGCCGATTTCTGATCTGTGGCTGAAATCGCCCGAGCGCCGCCAGTATGAGGGCGTAACGTTCGCGCCGGCCAAAAATGCGCCAAGCAGCTACTACAATTTGTGGTCCGGGTTCACTGCCGAGCCGGTTGATTGCACGCTGGCCCGCGCCGCCATGAAGTGCCGCCGCCTGCTGTCGCACATGAAATTCAACCTGTGCGGTGGTAACAAGCGGTATTTCCGCTACTTGCTGGCATGGGCCGCCGACATGGTGCAAGACCCTGACCGGAAGAAGGGCGTGGCGCTGGTTATGCGCGGCCTGAAGGGCACCGGTAAATCGACGTTCGCTGAAGCGCTTTCGGCACTGCTGGGGCGACACGCCATGAGCGTTTCGCACATGCGCCACCTGACTGGCAACTTTAACCGCCACCTGGCCGACAAGCTGCTGATTGTTGCAGAGGAATCCTACTGGGCGGGCGACAAGGCCGACGAAGGGCCGCTGAAACACATGATTACCAGTGACCGCCTGACTATCGAGGCCAAGGGAATCGACGCGGTGGAAATGCCTTCGTTGTGCCGGATCATGATGATTACGAACAACGAATGGGCAGCGCCGGCAAGCAGCGACGAACGCCGCTATTTCGTGCTGGACGTGAGTGACCGCCACCGACAGGACTTCGCATATTTTCAGGCGATCAAGGACCAATTGGACAAGGGCGGGCTGGCCGCGCTGCTGACGCTGCTGCTGAAGTTCCCGCTTCATTCCGTCCAGTTGCGCCAAGTGCCGGAAACCGAAGCCCTGCGCAAGCAACGCGCCTTGAGCCTGGAGCCGCACGACCAGTTTGTTTTCGATGCGCTTTCTGACGGCGTGCTGGTTGGCAAGGAATGGGACGGACCGCTGGAGGTTGGCAAGGACGCGCTGTATGACGCCTACGTGGGGGCCAGCCGCAAGCGCGGAAAGCTGCACCTTCTGGACAAGGCACGTTTCGCCAAGAAGTTCATCAACGCGACCGGCGCAACGTCCGCCAAGCTGCGCGACGGTTACAACCGCGTGCCTTCGTACCGTGTTCCGGGATGGGCTGCTGCCTCCGTCAATTTTCAGAAGTGCTGCGGTGTCGATGTTGAGCGCATCGAAGAAGAAGACGACCGCCCGTATTAA
- a CDS encoding type IV toxin-antitoxin system AbiEi family antitoxin domain-containing protein, with the protein MVESIPPQTLVTDATLAALTGVSSRRIRQLAEAGTLERVERGRYELGPSIRALLDDAADKGSELQRERTRKVRADADLAELELARQKGLVAPVEQFEKVWGHRCRLIQITMMQLPQRVITALVGETNERRIKDVLTAEIKDALNRAADSVPTPEEIEEL; encoded by the coding sequence ATGGTTGAAAGCATCCCGCCACAAACCCTGGTGACAGACGCCACGCTGGCCGCCCTGACCGGCGTGTCATCGCGACGCATCCGCCAGTTGGCCGAGGCCGGCACTCTGGAGCGCGTGGAGCGTGGCCGCTACGAGCTGGGGCCGAGCATCCGCGCGCTGCTGGACGATGCCGCCGACAAGGGAAGCGAGCTGCAACGCGAGCGCACGCGCAAGGTGCGCGCCGATGCTGACCTGGCTGAACTGGAATTGGCACGTCAGAAGGGCTTGGTGGCCCCGGTAGAGCAATTTGAAAAGGTATGGGGCCACCGCTGCCGGCTAATTCAGATAACCATGATGCAGCTCCCGCAGCGCGTAATTACTGCACTCGTCGGGGAGACCAACGAGCGCCGCATAAAGGATGTTCTAACCGCAGAAATCAAAGACGCCCTGAACCGGGCCGCCGATTCTGTCCCCACCCCTGAGGAAATCGAAGAGCTATGA
- a CDS encoding PAS domain S-box protein, with amino-acid sequence MFAPAHALEPVTLQLKWTHQFQFAGYYAALEKGYYREAGLEVKLAEAMPGQSAVDAVLENKAEFGVGTSELLLLRMRGKPVVVLGVIMQHSPIALLSHGPPRIQNIQDLAGRSIMIEPGSAELFAMLRREKLPDNASLRIESHNFDVRDVIKGRVDAMSVYVTDELYEVERQGIPHLLFRPLTSGIDFYGDNLFTTEAQIRDHPERVKAFRAASLKGWKYAMENPAEIIRLIRERYSRHKTQEHLEFEAAAMARLMQVGLIEPGYMYPGRWQHIADTYAEVGMIDRAADLKGFLYENDPAADHAWLYKSLGATLAGLLCVGLVALRYFRLSAAYQESEGRFRALFEQMPDPAWITKGHRFIEANQAALKVMGYNHKADFLSLHPSQLSPELQPDGEPSQAKAERHLQALESQSVLRFEWVHAKADGTQLPVEVTLTHITLRGERAVYCVWRDISERKQAEQALRAESEKNRALLINASDGIGILDSEGRLVEVSHSLCDMLGYRREELLGMHVSHIDAYFGNEELNSLIERQLETPTRIQFETRNRRKDGSMIDMEVSGLAVVLGDKKFVFNSSRDITERKRVEQKLRLAASVFNHANEGIVISGPDGTILDVNETFTRLSGYSRKEVIGKNPRLLRSDQHPPEFYAAMWRRLLEEGHWQGEVWNRRKNGERYAVRLTISEVRGPQTELAQYVSLFTDITAQKEYGQRLERLAHYDTLTGLPNRALFYDHLRTALALARRNGERLGVLFLDLDGFKAVNDQYGHEAGDELLKQAADRISDCVRESDMVARLAGDEFTLILGALTDPVDMQRVSEKIIEALNTAFQLGEVRCQIGASVGTALYPDDTDGEADMDALIRCADIAMYRAKAAGKGKIVRYSDPVVNLENKTQAVLSAIT; translated from the coding sequence TTGTTCGCCCCGGCTCACGCCCTCGAGCCGGTTACGCTGCAACTCAAATGGACCCATCAATTCCAGTTCGCCGGCTACTATGCCGCGCTGGAAAAAGGCTACTACCGAGAGGCGGGCCTGGAGGTCAAACTGGCCGAAGCGATGCCGGGACAATCGGCGGTGGATGCGGTCCTGGAAAACAAGGCCGAATTCGGGGTGGGCACCAGCGAACTGCTGTTGCTGCGCATGCGGGGAAAGCCCGTTGTGGTGCTGGGCGTCATCATGCAGCATTCGCCCATCGCCTTACTGAGCCATGGGCCGCCCCGTATCCAGAACATCCAGGATCTCGCCGGACGTTCGATCATGATCGAGCCCGGCTCGGCCGAACTGTTCGCCATGTTGCGCCGTGAAAAGCTGCCGGACAACGCATCGCTGCGAATCGAATCCCATAACTTCGACGTCCGGGACGTCATTAAAGGACGCGTGGATGCCATGAGCGTCTACGTGACCGACGAACTCTACGAGGTGGAACGCCAAGGCATACCGCATTTGCTGTTCCGCCCCCTGACTTCCGGCATAGATTTCTACGGCGACAACCTGTTCACCACGGAAGCCCAGATACGGGATCACCCCGAGCGCGTCAAAGCTTTCAGGGCGGCCAGCCTGAAAGGCTGGAAATACGCAATGGAAAATCCGGCCGAAATCATCCGGCTGATCCGGGAGCGCTATTCGCGCCACAAAACCCAGGAACATCTCGAGTTTGAGGCCGCTGCGATGGCGCGGCTTATGCAGGTCGGCCTGATCGAACCCGGCTACATGTACCCAGGCCGTTGGCAGCACATCGCCGACACCTATGCGGAAGTGGGCATGATCGACCGAGCGGCCGACCTGAAGGGATTCCTCTACGAAAACGACCCCGCCGCCGACCACGCCTGGCTCTACAAAAGCCTGGGCGCAACGTTGGCCGGGCTGCTCTGCGTGGGGCTGGTGGCCTTACGTTATTTCAGGCTGTCGGCCGCCTATCAGGAAAGCGAAGGCCGCTTCCGCGCCCTGTTCGAGCAGATGCCCGACCCAGCGTGGATTACCAAGGGGCATCGTTTCATTGAAGCCAATCAAGCCGCGCTGAAGGTGATGGGGTACAACCACAAAGCCGATTTCCTGTCCCTGCATCCTTCGCAGCTTTCGCCCGAATTGCAACCGGACGGCGAGCCCTCCCAGGCCAAAGCGGAAAGGCATTTGCAGGCCCTGGAATCGCAAAGCGTGCTTCGCTTCGAATGGGTCCACGCCAAAGCGGACGGCACGCAGCTTCCCGTCGAAGTTACCCTCACCCACATCACCCTGCGGGGCGAGCGGGCCGTCTATTGCGTCTGGCGTGATATCAGCGAACGCAAACAAGCCGAACAGGCCTTGCGCGCGGAAAGCGAAAAAAACCGGGCGTTGCTCATCAACGCAAGCGACGGCATCGGTATCCTGGATTCAGAGGGCCGGCTTGTGGAAGTTAGCCATTCGCTGTGCGACATGCTGGGATACCGTAGGGAGGAACTCCTGGGCATGCATGTCTCCCATATCGATGCCTATTTCGGCAACGAGGAGTTGAACAGCTTAATCGAACGTCAACTTGAAACGCCGACACGGATCCAATTCGAAACCCGCAACCGGCGCAAGGACGGCAGCATGATCGACATGGAGGTCAGCGGCCTTGCGGTCGTGCTGGGGGATAAAAAGTTCGTATTCAACAGTTCCAGGGACATCACCGAACGCAAAAGAGTCGAGCAAAAGCTTCGCTTGGCCGCAAGCGTGTTCAACCACGCCAACGAAGGGATCGTCATCAGCGGGCCGGACGGAACCATTCTCGACGTCAACGAAACCTTCACCCGCCTCAGCGGCTACAGCCGCAAGGAGGTGATAGGCAAGAATCCGCGTTTATTGCGCTCGGACCAGCATCCGCCGGAATTTTATGCGGCGATGTGGCGGCGCTTGCTGGAGGAAGGGCATTGGCAGGGCGAAGTGTGGAACCGGCGCAAGAACGGCGAGCGCTACGCCGTGCGGCTCACCATCAGCGAAGTACGCGGCCCCCAGACCGAACTCGCGCAGTACGTCAGCCTGTTCACCGACATCACCGCCCAAAAAGAGTACGGACAACGATTGGAGAGGCTTGCCCACTATGACACATTGACCGGGCTGCCTAACCGCGCGCTATTCTACGACCACCTGCGTACCGCGTTGGCCTTGGCGCGCCGCAACGGCGAGCGCCTGGGCGTTCTCTTTCTCGACCTGGACGGGTTCAAAGCCGTCAATGACCAGTACGGCCACGAGGCGGGGGACGAATTGCTCAAACAGGCGGCCGACAGGATCAGCGACTGCGTCCGCGAATCCGATATGGTGGCGCGCCTCGCAGGGGACGAGTTCACTTTAATCCTGGGCGCTTTGACCGACCCTGTGGATATGCAGCGGGTTTCCGAAAAAATTATCGAGGCGCTGAACACGGCCTTCCAGCTCGGCGAGGTTCGTTGCCAGATCGGAGCCAGCGTCGGCACAGCGCTCTATCCCGATGACACGGACGGCGAGGCGGACATGGATGCGTTGATCCGGTGCGCCGATATCGCCATGTACAGAGCCAAGGCGGCGGGCAAAGGAAAAATCGTTCGATACTCCGATCCGGTCGTCAACTTAGAGAACAAGACGCAAGCCGTCCTTTCCGCAATCACTTAA